The genomic stretch CATAATATCAGCTTCATTATCTTTTATGTGTTTATATCCCAAACCTATAGAGTGGTTTGAAGAAGCACAGGCAGTAACAGTACTGTAATTAGGACCGTTCATTCCATATTCCATAGAAATAAGTCCGGGTGTCATATTAATTATCTGCATTGGTACAAAGAAAGGGGAAACTCTGCTAGGACCATCAGAAAGTATAACATTATGATTGGATAAAAGAGTAGTTATTCCGCCAATACCGCTGCCAAGAACACAGCCTGCTCTTAGAGGATCAAAGCCTGTTTTAGGTTCTATACCAGCTTGTTTAAAAGCATGATAGGCTGCATATACTCCAAAATTAATGAAAGGATCTAATCTTCTTAACATTTTTTTATCGGAATAATAATCGCCTTCTAATGGTAAAGCTTCAGCACCGATTTTAGTAATAAGCTGCTCTTTTTCTGGATCAAAATATTTACTTAATGTTTTAATTCCAGAAACTCCATTAAGTAAGTTATTCCAAAAAGTTTTAACATCATTTCCTAAAGAACTTACTATTCCAAGTCCTGTAATTACAACTCTGCGTTCACTCATATATAAAACTCCTATGATTTACAATATATTAAAAAATTTCCCGTAAAAGATTTTTATACATATCTGTTTACGGGAAAAATATAATATATTAATTATTTTTTATGTTCTTCGATATATTTAGCAGCATCTGCTACATTTTTAATTTTTTCCTGATCTTCCTGAGGAATTTTGATGTCATAACGTTTTTCTAATTCCATGATTAATTCTACTAAATCAAGTGAATCAGCGTTTAAGTCATCTACAAAAGAAGCTGTATCAGTAATTTTGCTTTTGTCTGAGATGTTTAATTGATTAGCAACAACATCTTTAATTTCATCGATTAATGCCATTTTTTAATCTCCTTAATTTTTTATAATTTATAATTTTATAATAAAGTGCCTGTTTTAAGCACATTATATACTTTAATTTATTACATTGACATTCCGCCGTCAACGGCAATAACTTCTCCAGTAATATAGCTGCTCATATCGGAAGCTAAAAATAATACCAAGTTGGCAACATCTTCCGGAGTACCTAATCTTTTTAAAGGAGTTATACTCATAATTCCTTTAACTGTATCTTCAGGAAGTACATCTGTCATATCTGTTTGAATAAATCCCGGTGCTATAGCATTTACACATATATTTCTAGGAGCAAACTCTTTAGCCATAGACTTGGTAATACCAATAATACCAGCTTTAGCAGCAGCATAATTAACTTGTCCGGCATTACCCATTTTGCCTATAACACTTGATATATTAATTATTTTTCCTTTTCTAGCTCTTAACATAGTTTTAGCAGCTTCTCTTGACATATAAAAAGCACCTGAAAGATTTGTTGATATTACATCATTCCAAGCACTATCGTCCATTTGTATAACAAGCATATCTTTAGTTATACCCGCATTATTTACAAGTATATCTATAGAGTTAAATTTTTCTATAGTTTTAGCAATTACTTCTTTGCAGGATTCGCTTGATTTTGCATCATGCTCTAATGCTAAAGTTTCTATATTGTAAGATGATTTTAACTCTTCAGCAACCTGAGAAGCCTTATCAAGATTTGTAGCTGTAACTACTATATTAGCTCCTTCTTTAGCTAAAGCTTCAGCTATTTTTTTACCTATTCCTCTGCTGGAACCTGTTACTATAGCTGTTTTATTTTTAAGATTTAAGTCCATATTTATCCTTTTTATATGTATAAAAGATACATAATAAACATATACATATATTAAAACAAAATATAATAAATTTGTCAAGCAAAAATCATAACTTTAAAATTTTCGACTTTTTTGGTTTAAAAGTCGAAGTAGTTAATTTTTACTATTAATATTTTGTATCAATTTGTATATATTTTTATAAGATGTTAATAAAATAAAACAAGAGATAAAGCTATACCCCTTGTCTTATTTATTAATTATAAAATATTATTTTTTAGTTTTTACTTCTTTTGTTTTAGTATCTTTTTTAGTTTTAACTGATTTAGATGCCTTATTATCAGATGATTTTTTTGAAGTTTTTTCACCTTTTATCATGTCCATTGCAGCATTTATTAATTCTTTAGCTTCTTTTTTAGTTTTAGCTTCTGCGATAATACGTACTATAGGCTCTGTATTTGAAGAACGTACATGAAGCCAGCCTTCTTCCAAATCTATTTTTATTCCGTCAATAGATGTTATTTTAGCTT from Brachyspira murdochii DSM 12563 encodes the following:
- the acpP gene encoding acyl carrier protein — protein: MALIDEIKDVVANQLNISDKSKITDTASFVDDLNADSLDLVELIMELEKRYDIKIPQEDQEKIKNVADAAKYIEEHKK
- the fabG gene encoding 3-oxoacyl-[acyl-carrier-protein] reductase → MDLNLKNKTAIVTGSSRGIGKKIAEALAKEGANIVVTATNLDKASQVAEELKSSYNIETLALEHDAKSSESCKEVIAKTIEKFNSIDILVNNAGITKDMLVIQMDDSAWNDVISTNLSGAFYMSREAAKTMLRARKGKIINISSVIGKMGNAGQVNYAAAKAGIIGITKSMAKEFAPRNICVNAIAPGFIQTDMTDVLPEDTVKGIMSITPLKRLGTPEDVANLVLFLASDMSSYITGEVIAVDGGMSM